The following are encoded in a window of Primulina eburnea isolate SZY01 chromosome 4, ASM2296580v1, whole genome shotgun sequence genomic DNA:
- the LOC140830322 gene encoding thionin-like protein 1 translates to MAVGIPTCESSFRDCYTKCFIFCVIEPSQSLCSCTTRCLKECIFSELTKLEASDNENSDNLGFCKLGCSFSACSTMSTILKPMATDKLMEIRWKSVWDHAQQSAPTPTHYLRDKVGL, encoded by the exons ATGGCAGTGGGAATCCCGACTTGTGAATCCAGTTTCAGGGACTGCTACACAAAATGCTTCATTTTCTGCGTGATAGAGCCCTCCCAATCTCTTTGTTCCTGCACCACTCGCTGCTTGAAAGAATGCATCTTTTCTGAACTCACAAAACTAGAAGCGTCTGATAATGAGAATTCGGACAACCTTGGATTCTGCAAACTGGGATGCTCCTTCTCCGCGTGCTCCACCATGAGCACTATACTCAAACCAA TGGCAACTGACAAGTTG ATGGAGATAAGGTGGAAAAGTGTGTGGGATCATGCTCAACAAAGTGCACCAACACCTACTCATTACCTTAGAGACAAAGTTGGGCTTTGA